GATGATTTCCTTTGATTGAAAAAGttaaacttaattattatactgTTGTAATTCTAAAATTTTCCCTCAATACAAGGATATTTATGGCATTTTGTAAATTTCAGGATGGTTGTTCCATTTTCTTATTCAAAaggtgggtgggtgggtggggtaTTATGTTTGTTTCCCTACACTAGAGTTTaagggaaaaaataaaatttactcaACAACAACACACACAATGTAATACCATAAGTGAGGTCTGATAGGATAAGATATACGCAAAACTTTTTTGTACCTTCGTGTGATAAAGAGATAGTTATTTTTCCAATAGACCCTTGGCTTGAAATAAGTGTACCCAaagcaatataaaaaaaaataacgaCAACAAAATAACAAGATAAACAAAGCAAAAGAAGCAACATGTATAATagtaaaaatgaagaataagATATCATGTCAATACTAAATAACAATACTAAATTGTAATTAAGGAGAAGATGAGAATAGGAGACTAGACTTCTGCCCCTCCCACATACAAGTACTACATTACTTAGCTACCTACTACACTTCTACCATAATCCCCGACTTCCATAACTTTCTATCTAGGGTCATATCAGCATGCTGAAGATGCGCTATACCccctgtctaatcacctttcTTAGTTCTTTTTTGACCTGCCTTTATTTCTCCTAATTAAAATCTGGtatagccaacctctcacaccttcaTACTGGTGCATCCGTGCACCTCTGTGTGACCACAACTTCTCAACCCCATTTTTATCATCTTGTCCGCTATGAAAGTCATTACTCAACAACTCCTTAGACAACGAAATAGGGTGacttcatattattttttgacacacctatttttattttagggAAATCCTCTTCCCGTTTAGGCGGATGCCATACTTTACGCTTGCGAATGAGTGTACACCTCTTTGCTCAGCACATGATTGAGTACCCCAAAAATGAAAGTTGCATATCTTCGCCCGCTTTCGATTGGTTCATGGTGGAATCCATTGGTAAAGCACTGGATTACGGCTGAAAAACGGAGATTTCTACCTTCTCCTGTATAACTTTGTTCCTAATTCGATCTTATCTTTCCTATTAtatatgcccacacatccatctgaGTAATCTCATATCCGttactttcatcttctgaaagTGTGCATTCCAACACtcagccccccccccccatatatatatatatatatatatatatatatatatatatatatatatatatatatatatatatatatatatatatatatatatatatataacaatataGGTCTAATCACCactctgtagaacttaccttcaaGCCTTGGTGACACATTCTTATCACGCAGTATCCATTCTGCTCCAATACGATGTGCAACATCATATTAATATACCTCCTTTCTTGGATTATAGagccaagatacttgaaactataTTTCTTGGGTATGACCTGCGTATTGATCTTCACTTTCACCACCACTGCTTATGTCATGTCGCTGAACTTTCATTTCAGGTACTTCGTTTTAGGTCAACTTAACTTGAAACCTTTAATTTTGGGGCATGTCTCCAATCTTTCAGTCTATCATTAACTCCAACATGTATCTCGTCGATCAATTCTATTTTATTAGCGAATAACATACGCCATGATATCTTTTCCTAAATATATCGCGTCAATTCGTCTATCACTAAGGTAAATAGAGATGGGCTAAGGACTTGATTCATGGTGCAAACCCATCATGATCAGTAAGTGTATTGTTCTGAGGCACGCCTATTTTTCTTATCTGGATCTTGGATCTATGGTAGATGTTCTTAATTGTTCACACAAATACACTATCCTCCAAACATCTTCATAGAGCCCCCCTAGAAATTTTACAAACGTCTCGTATTATGAAGCATTGAAACTGTTGAAAGAAAAGATGTTACAACGGTATTTTCACTCATTCAATGGGATTGAGATATCAACTAATAACTTGGGTTGTGTGTAGCCAAGTCATTATCAAACAACATTTGTGTAGTATTATACAAAGATAAACTTTTAATTCAAGGGTCCCATTAAAATGTCAAGTAGATGTATCTAACTCTTGCTGGCCCACAGGTATCAGACCTCATTAATAACTTTCCTGAGCTGCCACTcagagagagaaaaaagaactttaaaaaaaaaaatcacattaaTATCCGAAAGGGAAAAGCCGATATATTATTcttccaattttatttttcaaaatagaaAATCCCcccaaaatacataatttaacaaattaatgaTGTTATATAAGCTGGAAATTACAAGCCAATGTGTGACAAAAAATATGATGACATCAAAGCACAGATACAAAAATCAAAACCTATATATCTTTGAGCCAAAAATGCTGATAAAATGGCCAATAATTTCAAATACaaaagggtaaaatagtaaaataacaAAGAACCTCCACTTGTGAGAAGCACCCTAGCTGATGTTTGACTTTTTGTCCCATCCTAGCTGCTGTTTGACAACCTTTACAAAACATCAGAAATTCCATTTCTGCCCATTGAATTCCACCCTTTTGTCATTGAAGAACTTCGAAGCTCAAATTCCATTTCTATGTTTCCTTCTTTACATGGCTAGTTAATTAGATATATTAAACGTCGAATAAGTTATTGAAAAGGTCAAAAGATGGAGTACCTGGAGATAAAAATAATCTTGGAGAAATGAAATTATTATTCGAAGGGCTAGGTAAGaaatttggtaattcaaaataatttctgttgttgttgttgttactatgtAACACGGGACTTAAGTCATAAAAAAACCCTAGTGGATTTGGATCATGTGATGGTGGTGAAAAGAAATTTGGTGGTATAGGTGGAAGTGAAGATGGATTTGGTGATAAAATTCCAGGAAAAAATCCACTACGTTCAATTTCTGTCCCTATTTCTATACCTTCATGTAccatattattataattttccatattatcacaatttttttgtaattttttcccTTCAGGTACCCTTGTTTTCTCTATCGACGCAAACCTAGCAGCCGGGGATATCGCCCCGGtgttcatattttcttggaaagGAAATAACGAGGATGAAGAGGACGAAAATGATGATGTGGCAGTTGCCGATGTGGAACACGTGGCCGAATTATGATCCGGCCCCGTGAGTCTTTGAACTAATGTCATGAACTCGCTAGGGTTTGCATGGATTACCTTGGGAGACACGGTATATATAATGACCGGTGGTCGTGGCGGAGCTTGTGGTGGTTGATGGTGGTGTTGTGATGGCGCCATGGGTGGTTTTCTGATCTTGTGAGAATCTTTACGTACTTTAAGTGGGGACGGACGGGGTCCTTGGAGCTCTCTCCTTGGTGATTTTCCGGCGGGGTTTTCCTGTTTATCCATCGGAAATATTAGAGAGTCAAAGGTTGGAAGGAAAGAATAAGGGGATGCAAATTTTGTAGATATTGAAAAGGAGGAAAAAGGCATTTTCCTAATgacaaaatttgagaaaatataAGGAGGTGTGACAAGAATATTTAAAGGGGAGCAAGTCAATGGTGTATTAAAGTTGATATATACAAAGAGAAAAGTAAACAAGCAAATTTATTTCTTATAACTTGTATACAATTGGTTAGTTGgtttttgtttaaaaaaaaatggtaCGTAGAGTTTTTGGGTATAAATAATTAGGTTGTCCGGCGGTTTATGTTAATGTAGTCATGTAAGACAAACGTTTGAACATGTCCAAATAAAGAGAGGAAGCTGATGGGGAACAAGTCAATTTTGGTGAGGGTTGGATGATGATTGATGAcaatagaaattaaaaaaaagaagaagagacttgtaagtaataataatatttagtGGCCAAGTGGATGTGGAATGCATTTATATTACTCTATCAACTAGCTAAGCAAATATTTAATGTTAGGATGTGTTTCTTGGATGCTAGTAATGTGagttcattttttaattttattaccTTTGCGGTTTTGCATGCGATTATATTTTAGCATTAACGTGTCAAATTTTATCATAACTTCGAAGTTAAGTATATTTGGATGAAAGTGGTACTAAAATGAGTGCTCCTAAAATGTCCtattcctcttcttttttttttaatgtatcaggttgttcttattattttttaaaaattcgtattaaatatatgtaatgcatcaaaatatatttttaaatttatgattttaaatatatcaaataaGACCAACTGTAACCAACGATTTAGACCACATTTTTGCTTGCTTTTTCCCGGGGTCGAGGGAAatgtatagtattattttttgtccctttctttttaatctcaactttttcttgttgTTCTAT
This region of Solanum dulcamara chromosome 9, daSolDulc1.2, whole genome shotgun sequence genomic DNA includes:
- the LOC129902808 gene encoding protein MKS1-like, translated to MPFSSFSISTKFASPYSFLPTFDSLIFPMDKQENPAGKSPRRELQGPRPSPLKVRKDSHKIRKPPMAPSQHHHQPPQAPPRPPVIIYTVSPKVIHANPSEFMTLVQRLTGPDHNSATCSTSATATSSFSSSSSSLFPFQENMNTGAISPAARFASIEKTRVPEGKKLQKNCDNMENYNNMVHEGIEIGTEIERSGFFPGILSPNPSSLPPIPPNFFSPPSHDPNPLGFFYDLSPVLHSNNNNNRNYFELPNFLPSPSNNNFISPRLFLSPGTPSFDLFNNLFDV